The Acropora palmata chromosome 3, jaAcrPala1.3, whole genome shotgun sequence nucleotide sequence tagtaggcaccatTCTTAATTTGGATGAGGGACCTCAAGAGTTATTTTAATGAAAGGCGAAAGTGCTgtagaaattttattttactatCATAGGCTGTTTCCAAGGGACTTATGGAATAAATTGTTCAAGGACTTGTGACTGTCATGGCACTTGCAGTTGTGATCCACAAACTGGAGATTGCCTTTCAAGAGATGAAGAAACAATGCTCAGTTCTACAAGAAAATGTAAGGACTaggcaattttcttttatttcagcaGCCATCCCCAAGAAACCCTCCACCAAGTGGAGAACTGATAAACCCTCCGTGATCTGCCTGCCAACTCTGGTTTCCCAAGAAAGCATTAGACAACTAACCCTCGCTGGAATCCTTCATGATCCCTGTAGGCACCTTGCCTCTCATGCCATCCACAATACTGACAATTGAGTGATTTTACTTACTTCTTAGGGTTACAGTGTGTATTGGATTCAAGAATGGCAAATGCATCACCAATTTCAGATTTGGAAAAAACCAACACTGAAAAAGTTCTAAGTTTGAAAAAGGAATTTAGGTAATAGCTTTCTACTGTTTGTAAGTTGCTACTATTGTGACAGAGCTTGCTTCACCATATCCTTACAGATGCAAACTGATGATCCACCTGTTCATAAGCAATGTTACATAATTCATTTGACTGGAAAACTTTTTGTTGAAATGTGATATGCTgggcaaaattaaattttccagTATTCCTCTCATACCTTTCAGCAACAAATTTTTGTAACTTATATTTTGTAATCCATGGTTTTAGCTGTGCGTCCATATACCATTAAGGTAAATAACAGTTGTACTTGGGATTTTGCTGAGTTGCACCTGGCTGCTATCCCCTGCAActtctttccttctttcatGTTTGGCAACTTCCCACATGCACCACAACTTGATAGAAGCAAGCTAATTGTGAACTGTTTAATATGAACTAAGTATTGCACATGTATTGATCTGCACCTATATCCTTGGAAAGGTAGGATTTTGAGAATCTATGaatttttcactgttttctgGATCCCAATAAGACTTTTCTCTCATCAGTgtcaaagtttcttttttccatctTCCTGGTATTTGAATAGTGCacttatcttttttttcagtaagcTGTTTGTCTGGTTTGTGGCAGTTATCAGTTTGTTTGGCATCAGTTTGTTAGCAAATTTATTCCTCATTTACCTGGCATGTAACCAAGCCACCAGGAGTGCATATTGGACCAGAAGAATTGGCGATGAAAGACAGCTCCTTTTTCACGGTGATGACAATGACAACGATGAAAATGCTCTCTGAAATGAGACTGACTAATCCAGTTCTTTGGTTTGTGAAGATCACATGGATCAACAGGACACAAAAGGGTTTTGCCAACATTATTTTTGTGCTGGCACTTAAACCAGTggcaaaacaaacataaaGAGACAAAGCTGGTCACTGAGAACAATAATCTGGTGAAACTTGATAGGAGGGCAACCAAGAAGTTTGAGCTGTGACTACTGTCGCATCATAACATTCAATCCACATCAGTATCAATAATTGCTGTTTGTTTAATGGGGGCCATTCACAAGGAAAATCTCACCTTGCCTTACATCAGTTTTACATTCTGGGATTATGAACAGTTTCACGTCTACCACCCccttcttttttccttataGTATCATTCTCATCCACACTTCAATCATCACCCCTCTAGtgcaagaaaaaccaaaatatCATAGGAAGATTTTCCACTCTGATTGGGAATAAGGAAGTATTGCTCTTGATCTTAGAAAATGACAGcaataaaatgttatttgaaaattgaattttttttaatttactcAACAAATGAATCAATCCTTGTGGCAAACACAGGAAGCACAGGCTTGAAAGTTGCTAACTTACCATAACCAAATAGATCTTAAAAAGAATTAATCAATGCTAATGGACCTGTAAGTGGCCATCCCAGGGGAGGGGTGACCCTGGGGAATCCCCAGGCATTTGcacaacaacattttcaaatacTCCCAACTCAAAAGAAGGACATTTTAACAAAGAGCCACTAACATCCATCCCCTGGGGTTATAGATGTGTGCTCTGCCAAATCAAAAAGTGCATTGTTTTTTACACATTATAAGGTTCAGTTTACCTTGTAAGTTATGGAATATGAAAGGAGAGAATATCTTTTCCTGATAAAGAAGAACTAGGATTTGTTACTATGTTAATGTATTACATTAACTGGTCAAAATATAATCGAAAACAAGTTTtgcaacagtttttttttttgcaagaagcTAGCACAGCAATCACAAGACAGTAATGAAAGCTGTGTTTTCCTGCTCCTCGTTTGATTACAACACAGAATTTTCCGTTTTACCCACATCTGATCTCCAAACAATAGGCTAAAGGTAGCTTATATTCTGGCTGgattttcatttcaacttATACAATCAAGATAACCTCACAGTAATGATCACATCCAACAGCAGTGTTAAAAGCTGCAAGAAAAATGGTCcttatgcacctatcaatgttaagcaatggggggggggggggggggtgaggTGGACTACCCATTGGAAATTGACTCTGCAGGCTTTTCCCTGGGTGGGAATTTTGACATTTAAGTTCTGCCCTGGGGTCGGGAATTTGACATGGCTAAGTcctgttttagtaaaaaaaaaaatggtaccCAGggcagtgttctccctaactTTTAGCGCAGCAGGTAACGAATAATTCCTGactggtattttttaaaacgaCTTATATACCGTGGAGTTCTGATAGTAGGGACCTTCGTTACTTTCGGAATTAGCAGCCTTTGGGGGTTGTTACTTTTGGCAAACAGAAATCGTTTACAAGTAGAGCTGgcgtgagttttttttttccgaaatttaaacgaacataaaattaaaaaagatcattttgtttgcattccaCATGTATAGATTGTGTTTCATAAAAAGAAGGTAACAATGATAAATCCCGACAGCAATACGGTAATAAAATGCCGTCAATCAATATCAACACCAATAAACAAAGGAGACAAAATTCGCCTATCCAGTTTCATGTTCTAACTGCGACATAGGAGGGTTCCGGATGTCTTCCTAGATTGTATTGTCAGTGGTCTGGACAAGTTGTATTATTTTGTCTCTCAGTTCTTTTCTTAGACTTCTAAGTCCTTTCTTGACGCCTATGTCATAAACGCAGGGAATCTCAATGCCTCCTCCTTGAACCCATACACCTTCATGAACGTATTACGGTATTGtacattaaaattttgactgtTGATTGACACATTAAAGGTACACGGAATACAATTTACTACTTTTGGGAGTGGGGGGTGGTAGATACTTTCGGGATTTACTAGCAGCCACAAAAaattgacattaattttgggGGGTTTGCTACTTTCGGAGGTTGTTACTATCGGAACTTTACGGTgataaaccttcaagaggttgcaggcggtaagaactgttgcttgaggcggtaaattttacgaGTTACCGCCtcataaggagaacactgctaggggtggggaatttgactctGGCTATCGTGAAAATGTTAGATTCCCCTGGGTCTACCCCCCCCGCCCCACCCTGGGGCTTAACACTGATAAgtgtattataataattattattattaccatttgTGACTGAATGCCACTCGTTTCCTTCTCCATCTCCAGTATTGCAGTTGGCACCACAAATCCTACTGGTCTTTCCGCGGTGATCTTTCTTCAAAAGGACAACAGCAATTCAAGCCCCCCATCAAGTTATCAAATCCTGCGCCTTACCCGCGTGTGTCCCCGGGATGCCCCCACCTGCCGGGATGGCCGCTGATATGTGCATAAGTGAAAGTATTGAACAGCCACTTAGCAACGCTGAAAAACCAtggttgtttcattttctataATATTGCACAGCGTTTCTGCTAACACAATAAAGTATACTGTAAATCAACTATCATTTTAATCGAAGCCCTCAAAACGTTGACCGCATGTAGTGGTCTGCTTGTCTGTATTAACAATGATAACCTCACGCAACTCTACATCAACGTACTTCGTGGAACGTTTATGACAAAAATACCTCAGTTGTTCAGGCGGCCATCTGAAGACGCATCTGATCTCTCAAAAACGCACCCATTCTGTCCATGAGCTGTTGTCGAATTAGCACGCCAGATCCCCCATTCAGAAAGGCCAAAAGCGCCGCGTAATCGTCGATCGCCAAATTATCAACGATATCCCTCGTTGCGTCGTACAGTAACTGTCTCTCGTGGGCATTCATTTCCTTTACGACTTGAGAAACGGGCTTGAAATCTTCAGCGTTTGCGTAAGCTAACACTCCACCGAGTGCGCCACCGACCAACAGGCCCGCTGGCC carries:
- the LOC141877851 gene encoding protein C19orf12 homolog, translated to MPVSSVELQRVLAILADEDQLKVSVKSAGYGGVVAGVTTTIGGLIAGPAGLLVGGALGGVLAYANAEDFKPVSQVVKEMNAHERQLLYDATRDIVDNLAIDDYAALLAFLNGGSGVLIRQQLMDRMGAFLRDQMRLQMAA